Proteins encoded together in one Desulfovibrio sp. window:
- a CDS encoding cation diffusion facilitator family transporter: MHIDSHEAGLEKRGAAMSSLVAAVFLTGMKLAVGLSTNSLGILSEAAHSGLDLLAAAVTYFAVRYSSLPADSRHPYGHGKMENLSALVETLLLLLTCVYIVREAVDRLFYAPEAVEVTWWSFGVMAVSIVIDISRSRMLKRMAEKHNSQALEADALHFSTDIWSSAVVILGLGCVWLAGIMPEGSPWRGVLERADAVAALGVSAIVVWVSIRLGREAVDVLLDGGSQDMAQELREAVEDIPGVRGVGQVRARLSGPTSFVDLTLDIARQASFEDAHKIGARAEDAVKQVLPGADVVVHLKPVAAQERDLFELVRGLAARHALGVHGLHAHQTPKGLHLEMHVEVPDGQTLARAHELVTAFENSVRGGLKEPVTIASHIEPVGEKDLARDSQTDQSESIRQEVEKLVNGAGSVSDCHGVAVHRLGDKYSVSFHCRMAPTVSIGQAHEMTAKLENVVRAAIENVGRVVIHVEPETGSFVKGYPTEGP, encoded by the coding sequence ATGCACATCGACAGCCATGAGGCCGGATTGGAGAAACGCGGGGCTGCCATGTCTTCATTGGTGGCGGCGGTGTTTCTCACCGGAATGAAACTGGCGGTGGGGTTATCTACAAACTCCCTGGGCATCCTGTCCGAGGCGGCGCATTCGGGCCTCGACCTTCTGGCCGCTGCCGTCACCTATTTCGCTGTCCGCTATTCGTCGCTTCCGGCGGATTCACGCCACCCCTACGGACACGGCAAGATGGAAAACCTGTCCGCCCTGGTGGAAACGCTTCTTCTTCTGCTGACCTGCGTCTACATCGTGCGCGAGGCCGTGGACAGGCTCTTCTACGCCCCGGAAGCCGTTGAGGTCACCTGGTGGAGCTTCGGGGTCATGGCTGTTTCCATTGTCATAGATATTTCCCGTTCGCGGATGCTTAAGCGTATGGCTGAGAAACACAACAGCCAGGCCCTGGAAGCGGATGCCTTGCATTTCTCAACCGACATCTGGTCCTCGGCCGTGGTCATATTGGGCCTTGGTTGCGTGTGGCTGGCCGGGATCATGCCCGAGGGCTCGCCCTGGCGGGGAGTACTGGAGCGTGCGGACGCAGTGGCCGCTCTCGGCGTAAGCGCGATTGTCGTCTGGGTGAGCATCCGGCTCGGGCGCGAAGCTGTGGATGTACTGCTGGACGGTGGCTCGCAGGACATGGCCCAGGAACTCCGGGAGGCAGTTGAGGATATCCCAGGGGTGCGCGGGGTGGGTCAGGTGCGGGCCAGACTTTCCGGCCCGACCTCGTTCGTGGACCTGACTCTGGACATCGCCCGGCAGGCCAGTTTTGAGGACGCACATAAGATAGGGGCCAGGGCCGAAGACGCGGTGAAACAGGTGCTTCCGGGTGCTGACGTGGTGGTGCACCTGAAACCTGTGGCAGCGCAGGAGCGCGATCTTTTCGAGCTGGTTCGCGGCTTGGCAGCGCGCCATGCCCTGGGCGTTCACGGGCTGCATGCCCACCAGACGCCCAAAGGCCTGCACCTGGAGATGCATGTGGAGGTGCCCGACGGCCAGACCCTGGCCCGAGCTCACGAGCTGGTGACGGCCTTTGAGAATTCGGTCCGGGGCGGGCTCAAGGAGCCGGTTACCATTGCCAGCCATATTGAGCCCGTGGGTGAGAAGGATTTGGCAAGGGACAGCCAAACGGACCAATCCGAATCCATCCGCCAGGAGGTGGAGAAGCTTGTGAACGGGGCCGGCTCGGTGTCCGACTGCCACGGGGTGGCAGTGCACCGCCTGGGAGACAAGTATTCGGTGAGCTTCCACTGCCGCATGGCCCCTACCGTCTCCATCGGTCAGGCCCACGAAATGACGGCCAAACTCGAGAATGTAGTCCGGGCCGCCATAGAGAATGTCGGGCGGGTGGTGATCCATGTGGAGCCGGAGACCGGCAGTTTCGTCAAAGGGTACCCGACCGAAGGTCCGTAG
- a CDS encoding AraC family transcriptional regulator yields the protein MTETEKSYRRRMLTVLAHIQDNLDTELGLENLARIAGFSPFHFHRIFLGMAGETVGAHVRRLRLTRAAYRLEFSDMSVTDAGLEAGYEAPEAFSRAFKTQFAESPSTFRELSRKRRKELVATLFPFPEDFLNHNLSGAIAVDVTIKKKDPVRVAFTRATGPYMQSSMEAWRKMMAWAGPKGLFTPKTMFIGVGHDDPTTTQPERIRYDACISVGEEVQGDGEAGVTMLPGGEYATVIHKGPYDQLIKTYMWFYGVWLPKSGREVSAQPGYEVYLNDPETTPPEDLLTEINMPLEEK from the coding sequence ATGACTGAGACGGAAAAGAGCTATCGTCGGCGCATGCTCACTGTGTTGGCCCACATACAGGACAACCTGGACACCGAGCTGGGACTCGAAAACCTGGCCCGCATCGCCGGGTTCTCGCCCTTCCACTTCCACCGCATCTTCCTGGGCATGGCCGGAGAGACCGTAGGGGCTCATGTGCGCCGCCTCCGCCTGACCAGGGCCGCGTACCGCCTTGAATTCTCCGACATGAGCGTCACGGACGCGGGGCTGGAAGCAGGGTACGAAGCCCCCGAAGCCTTCAGCCGGGCCTTCAAGACGCAGTTTGCCGAATCTCCCAGCACATTCAGAGAGCTTTCGCGCAAGCGGCGCAAGGAGCTTGTCGCAACGCTTTTCCCTTTCCCCGAAGACTTTCTGAACCACAACCTGAGCGGAGCAATAGCCGTGGATGTTACCATCAAAAAAAAGGACCCCGTTCGAGTCGCCTTCACCCGGGCCACCGGCCCCTACATGCAGTCCTCCATGGAAGCTTGGCGGAAGATGATGGCCTGGGCTGGCCCCAAGGGGCTTTTCACACCCAAGACGATGTTCATTGGCGTTGGGCATGACGACCCCACCACCACGCAGCCTGAACGCATCCGCTACGACGCCTGCATCAGCGTGGGAGAAGAGGTTCAGGGGGATGGGGAAGCCGGAGTGACAATGCTGCCTGGCGGCGAATACGCCACCGTGATCCACAAGGGCCCTTACGACCAGCTTATAAAGACGTACATGTGGTTCTACGGGGTTTGGCTGCCCAAGTCCGGACGCGAGGTCTCGGCGCAGCCGGGGTACGAGGTGTACCTGAACGATCCGGAAACAACGCCTCCCGAGGACCTTCTGACCGAGATCAACATGCCGTTGGAAGAGAAATAG